One region of Jatrophihabitans cynanchi genomic DNA includes:
- a CDS encoding GtrA family protein: MVLKRLARFGAIGVLNTGIYYAVYLVLRTEITYLLAHVCAFVVAMICSYFLNCYLTFRTRPTWRTFLLFPLSNVANFVLTTVGLRIAVAGLGIDQRIAPLAVAVFAIPLTYILAHHIMIGRLSGVGHPPEVGLADSHRDAADS, encoded by the coding sequence ATGGTGCTCAAACGTCTCGCGCGCTTCGGTGCGATCGGTGTCCTCAACACCGGGATCTACTACGCCGTCTACCTCGTGCTCAGAACAGAGATCACCTATCTGCTAGCGCATGTCTGCGCGTTCGTCGTCGCGATGATCTGCTCGTACTTCCTGAACTGCTACCTGACGTTTCGCACGCGGCCGACCTGGCGCACGTTCCTGCTGTTCCCACTTTCCAACGTGGCGAACTTCGTCCTGACCACCGTCGGGCTGCGCATTGCGGTAGCCGGACTGGGCATCGATCAGCGGATCGCGCCGCTGGCCGTCGCCGTATTCGCGATTCCGTTGACCTACATCCTCGCTCACCACATCATGATCGGCAGACTCAGCGGCGTCGGGCACCCGCCCGAGGTAGGGCTCGCTGACTCCCACCGGGATGCGGCCGACTCCTAA
- a CDS encoding glycosyltransferase family 2 protein, whose protein sequence is MKLSVVVPCYNEESVLEQLFQALVEQLGAITSEYEVILVDDGSRDATLAMLREFSRRDGRFRYLALSRNFGKESAMLAGLSQARGDAVAIMDADLQHPPHLLAQMLPYLDGDYDQVVARRTRTGDAAVRTFASRQYYRLMNRLSDVPLEDGVGDFRVLSRTAVRALLALGEYNRFSKGLFSWIGFNTATVDYQNVAREAGESKWRLRDLVNYGIDGILSFNTKPLRFAIHLGIVVSLSALVYAVWVLVQAIVSGVSAPGYVTLICAVVGFGGLQMILLGVIGEYLGRIYAETKGRPHFLLKEASGPVVLPVTEVLGPAHEQLVAAIEQAVARSAESKATREG, encoded by the coding sequence GTGAAGCTGTCGGTAGTCGTGCCGTGCTACAACGAGGAATCGGTGCTGGAACAGCTGTTCCAGGCACTCGTCGAGCAGCTCGGTGCGATCACTTCGGAGTACGAGGTGATCCTTGTCGACGACGGGAGCCGGGACGCCACGCTTGCGATGCTGCGTGAGTTCTCCCGGCGCGACGGGCGGTTCCGATATCTCGCGTTGAGCCGCAATTTCGGCAAGGAATCTGCCATGCTGGCCGGGCTGAGCCAGGCGCGTGGTGACGCAGTTGCGATCATGGACGCCGACTTGCAGCATCCGCCGCACTTGCTCGCGCAGATGCTGCCGTACCTCGACGGCGACTACGACCAGGTGGTCGCGCGCCGCACGCGGACCGGGGACGCCGCCGTCCGCACGTTCGCCTCTCGGCAGTACTACCGGCTGATGAACCGGCTGAGCGACGTGCCGCTGGAAGACGGGGTCGGAGACTTCCGGGTGCTCAGCCGGACCGCGGTCCGTGCGCTGCTCGCCCTCGGCGAGTACAACCGCTTCTCCAAAGGGCTGTTCTCCTGGATCGGCTTCAACACGGCGACGGTCGACTACCAGAACGTGGCGCGTGAGGCCGGCGAGAGCAAGTGGCGGCTTCGGGACCTGGTCAACTACGGCATCGACGGGATCCTGTCCTTCAACACCAAGCCACTGCGGTTCGCGATCCACCTGGGTATCGTGGTTTCGCTCAGTGCCCTCGTCTATGCGGTGTGGGTGCTGGTGCAGGCGATCGTCAGCGGGGTGTCGGCACCCGGATACGTCACCCTGATCTGCGCCGTGGTGGGGTTCGGCGGCCTGCAGATGATCCTGCTCGGGGTGATCGGCGAGTACCTGGGCCGGATCTACGCCGAGACCAAGGGTCGGCCGCACTTTCTGTTGAAGGAGGCGAGCGGACCGGTGGTGCTGCCGGTCACCGAGGTGCTCGGCCCGGCCCACGAGCAGCTGGTCGCCGCGATCGAGCAGGCAGTGGCGCGCTCGGCGGAATCGAAGGCCACCCGCGAAGGCTGA
- a CDS encoding class I SAM-dependent methyltransferase has product MADWYGEHYSSVTATADGSVFHTYMHRAMERRYGPQASFPRVLEVGGNRGEHIPFVRHQFTDYLVTDLRLPVLPDQLSADSRIRAEACDVLSIPQRDGTFDRVIATCLLHHVDSPLMAAREMRRVVRPGGQITILLPTDPGLAYRVGKAVTSGRAARRAGLGDRYKLIGAIDHRNHFQSIKEQLRYAFRPDTVGVDWYPFRLPSMSLNAFAVFTIVTSSVS; this is encoded by the coding sequence TTGGCGGACTGGTACGGCGAGCACTACTCCAGCGTCACGGCGACCGCCGACGGCTCGGTATTCCACACCTACATGCACCGAGCGATGGAGCGCCGGTACGGTCCGCAGGCGAGTTTTCCGCGCGTGCTGGAAGTCGGCGGCAACCGCGGCGAACACATTCCGTTCGTCCGGCACCAGTTCACCGACTACCTCGTCACCGACCTGCGCCTGCCGGTGCTGCCCGACCAGCTGAGCGCCGACAGCCGGATCCGCGCCGAGGCCTGCGATGTTCTGTCGATACCGCAGCGTGACGGGACCTTCGACCGCGTCATCGCCACCTGCCTACTTCACCACGTGGACAGTCCGCTGATGGCTGCGCGCGAGATGCGGCGCGTGGTCAGGCCGGGCGGCCAGATCACGATTCTCCTGCCGACCGACCCCGGCCTCGCCTACCGAGTCGGAAAGGCAGTGACCTCGGGCCGGGCGGCTCGACGCGCAGGCCTCGGCGACCGTTACAAGCTGATCGGCGCCATCGATCATCGCAACCACTTCCAATCCATCAAAGAGCAGCTTCGGTACGCGTTCCGGCCCGACACAGTCGGCGTCGATTGGTACCCGTTCCGCCTACCGAGCATGAGCCTGAATGCGTTTGCGGTGTTCACGATCGTTACATCATCAGTCAGCTAG
- a CDS encoding DUF6056 family protein, with the protein MTARSAGQLKAPRSNPRATNLPWVPRWEAGLLATWFIVFAILAEFFPRTGDDWAWGTHEGTDRLSHFFSGINGRYGGDLTVLILVRAGLFAPLVVSAIVCATLFLVLQVSDNRSPLGYGLVGLLFLTMPLGTWRESVVWLSGFTNYAFAALAFLGLFALAKGEWSGRLRRPGAGRLALVALAGFVGQLFMENVTLSICVMGVGLSLLFRRVHGRWGPYVLTWTAAGFVGAAVMFSNSAYRTVARGGPAYQKTQVLSGKNGLHDLAVKLFDYISTHAVVLNVVLNATLVVLVVLLVIASGRFRTGAGQVIIVLSFAFLLLSWGLWLAERHRHLGTRTRSLAMLATLLLLAMLVLTALTLIRSRERRWSMGVAVASSVVLIGPLLFVNPIGPRCFYPTYLLLLVAVSVVAREVRERLSVVGRPEFSVPLHLASAAIVVLMFVVYVTISHALDRRLDHIHQAVDAGRDHVQISPLPYPYYVHNGDPFFSVLYERFKAYYGLPSDLVVQLVPNPWLRVPGKPPPLPAP; encoded by the coding sequence ATGACGGCGCGTTCGGCAGGACAACTGAAAGCGCCGAGGTCGAACCCCCGCGCCACCAACCTGCCTTGGGTTCCCCGCTGGGAGGCCGGGCTGTTAGCCACCTGGTTCATCGTGTTCGCGATCCTGGCGGAGTTCTTCCCGCGGACCGGCGACGACTGGGCCTGGGGTACACACGAAGGCACAGATCGGCTTTCACACTTCTTCTCCGGGATCAATGGGCGCTACGGCGGAGATCTGACCGTGCTCATACTGGTCCGCGCCGGTCTCTTCGCGCCACTGGTTGTCTCGGCGATCGTCTGCGCGACCCTGTTTCTCGTGCTGCAGGTGTCCGACAACCGCTCGCCGCTCGGCTACGGGCTGGTCGGTCTGCTATTCCTCACCATGCCGCTGGGTACCTGGCGCGAGAGTGTCGTCTGGCTCTCCGGCTTCACGAACTACGCCTTCGCCGCGCTCGCCTTCCTCGGCCTTTTCGCTCTCGCCAAGGGCGAGTGGAGCGGTCGCCTTCGGCGGCCGGGAGCAGGCCGACTCGCGCTGGTCGCGCTCGCCGGGTTCGTCGGTCAACTGTTCATGGAAAACGTCACGCTCAGCATCTGTGTCATGGGTGTAGGGCTCAGCCTCCTGTTCCGTCGAGTGCATGGTCGCTGGGGTCCCTACGTGCTGACCTGGACCGCGGCGGGATTCGTCGGTGCTGCTGTGATGTTCTCCAATTCGGCGTACCGGACCGTGGCCCGTGGTGGACCCGCCTATCAGAAGACCCAGGTCCTGTCCGGGAAGAACGGACTACACGATCTGGCCGTCAAATTGTTCGACTACATCAGTACCCACGCCGTCGTGCTGAACGTAGTTCTGAATGCGACACTCGTCGTCCTCGTAGTTCTTCTAGTCATCGCATCCGGCCGATTCCGAACCGGCGCCGGACAGGTGATCATCGTGCTGTCCTTCGCGTTTCTGCTGCTGTCCTGGGGGCTGTGGTTGGCCGAGCGGCATCGGCACCTTGGCACGCGAACCCGATCGCTCGCGATGCTGGCTACCTTGCTTCTCCTGGCGATGCTGGTGCTGACGGCGCTGACGCTTATCCGCTCCCGCGAGCGGCGTTGGTCGATGGGCGTGGCCGTCGCATCGTCGGTCGTGTTGATCGGACCGCTACTGTTCGTCAATCCGATCGGGCCGCGCTGCTTCTATCCGACCTACCTGCTCTTGCTGGTTGCGGTGAGCGTCGTCGCGCGCGAGGTACGCGAACGGCTCAGCGTAGTCGGGCGCCCCGAGTTCTCAGTTCCGCTCCACCTGGCGTCGGCCGCAATCGTGGTGCTGATGTTCGTGGTGTACGTCACTATCAGCCACGCGCTCGACCGGCGGCTCGACCATATCCATCAGGCGGTTGACGCCGGACGCGATCATGTGCAGATCAGCCCGCTGCCATATCCGTATTACGTGCACAACGGCGATCCGTTCTTCTCGGTGCTCTATGAGCGGTTCAAGGCGTATTACGGCCTGCCGAGCGATCTCGTCGTGCAACTGGTGCCCAATCCCTGGCTGCGCGTTCCTGGAAAGCCGCCCCCACTGCCCGCACCATGA
- a CDS encoding acyltransferase produces the protein MPIIHELSTYADERGNSISYQGRQEKGIRVKFTGSNNTVTIDPRARIESLIVDFDCNNGVLRIGGNDGAPPLRAAIRVGQDSVVSIGRNVSMTSVCAMSATEGAHITIGDDVMFASENQVRADDGHPIFDVRTGLRANPARSITIGAHVWLGRAAVVLGGAKIGSGSVIGYGSIVTKSVPNNCIAAGVPAKIVRRDIAWERPHLSLVAPFYKPDASTITKSSYWHLTEGPSRARGLGTRQLLRRVGTRLIHQLRRVRGSAR, from the coding sequence ATGCCGATAATCCACGAACTGTCCACCTACGCCGATGAGCGCGGAAACTCGATCAGCTATCAGGGCAGGCAGGAAAAGGGAATACGAGTCAAATTCACCGGCTCGAACAACACGGTCACCATTGATCCCCGTGCCCGTATCGAGAGCTTGATTGTGGACTTCGACTGCAATAACGGTGTGCTGCGAATCGGCGGTAACGACGGCGCACCTCCGCTGCGCGCCGCGATCCGGGTCGGGCAGGACTCGGTGGTCTCGATCGGGCGCAATGTATCGATGACCTCGGTGTGCGCCATGTCGGCCACTGAGGGAGCGCACATCACCATCGGTGACGATGTCATGTTCGCCAGCGAGAATCAGGTGCGCGCCGACGACGGCCACCCGATCTTTGACGTTCGCACCGGTTTGCGTGCCAATCCCGCTCGATCAATCACGATCGGAGCACATGTCTGGCTGGGGCGCGCGGCCGTCGTACTCGGCGGCGCCAAGATCGGGTCCGGCAGTGTGATCGGATACGGCAGCATCGTGACGAAATCGGTTCCCAACAACTGCATCGCGGCGGGGGTTCCCGCCAAGATCGTTCGCCGCGATATTGCGTGGGAGCGTCCGCATCTCTCGCTCGTCGCACCCTTCTACAAGCCAGATGCAAGCACGATCACCAAGTCGTCCTATTGGCATCTCACCGAGGGGCCGAGTCGCGCACGAGGCCTCGGTACTCGGCAACTGCTGAGACGGGTAGGTACGCGGCTGATTCATCAACTGCGGCGAGTCCGCGGGTCAGCGAGATGA